The sequence below is a genomic window from Nitrospinota bacterium.
ATTTCCTTTTCTGAGATCTTAACGATAAAATCAGGATAGTAATTGGAAATATCGCCAGTGGCATTTACATAGTCCAATTTGAAATTCACTCCGAAGTAATTTTTAGCATAGGAAATGACATCCTCACAATTTTCAAGAAAGCTGGCAAATATCAGTTCAAAATGGCTGTCTCCAATAATTTTATTAAATACGCTCTTTTTCGGAATCATGTATCCTTGGTTTTTTACAACGAAAGGTCGGGTTTGTCGTAATTTAATAGTATCCCGGATTTGCGCCTCTCCTCTTTGTTGAATTGTCAGGTTGTTAATAGATTTTTTAAAGGTTTCAATTATTGTCTTCGATGCGGTCAACTCGGATAAATTCCGCATTGTGTTTGGGTGATCAAGTTCCACTTCATTTTCAAACAAGTAATTTTTAACGAAGCTTTTCACCTTTCCATAAAGAATGTCGTATCCACTCACTAAACGAAGATCTTTCATGATAGTTTGCGCAAAATAGCCAATAACACTGCGGTAATCAGCTATACCCGCTGAATCAAGAATGGTGGAGTGTGTAATCGCGCCACTAGTAATGTCCTTAAAGACGATTTCTCTTTGTTCTTTTTCGCTGAAATTTTGGTAGACAACCTTGGCGTTACCAAAGTTGCTCTCATCCATATCGGAAAGATTTTTATATTCTCTATAAACGCGGGGAGTCATTATCGGGATTTCAATATCGAGCTTTTCAATATCCTTTTTTACGTTTTCCTTATCAACTTCAACAACAATCGGTGCATTAGCTTGGGTGCCTTCACCCATTGGTTTTCGTTCCAGAACTACACCCTCTGCTTGTATAGATTCAACAAACTCCATGAAAGCATCAGTACCAACTACGCTGACATATTCCTCGACACCACCAGGATACATTTTTCGCAAACCGCGTCCCAGCGTTTGCTCCGGAAGAATGTTGCTTTTGGATGCATACGGTCGTAGCCCAACAATGGTCGTGACATTTCTAACATCCCAACCTTCTTTAAGCATCATTACAGAAATAATAGCTTTATACGGACTTTCGAAACTGTCTATTTCATTTGCCTGTTTCCGCAGAAGAACCAGTTCCTCCTTATTTTTGCCTGATACAGATTCAGATATTTCCCCGTTGTTTTTTGTATGAATCACCAGTACAGCCCCGTCTAAGTCAGGAAAATTGGCATTCAAATATTCAGCTACGTCATCACAATTTCTGGTGTCGTCGGTCATTACGAAAAGAATGGCCTTCTTCCCCAGCTTCTCATGTTCCTCATATGCCTTACGCCATTCCACTACACCGAGATTAATATAGTCAGCGTATTTTTCTGTGTACTTCGAGCTTTTATGCTCAAGGAGTTTTGCTCTACTAGGAGCATCAGGGAGAACTGGATGCTTAACCACGTTTTGGGAAATTGCCTCAACTAATGGATAATCCACAACTGTTTGAACAAATATTGCCCCATTGTTGTGTTTGGGAGTAGCAGTTACATCAATCTGTAGAGATAATGAATCCCCCTTGAGTTTTAGGCGGTTGTGAATATCTTCAATGGCTTTGAACCATGCCAAACGGGGATCGTGAATGTGATGTGCTTCGTCGTTTAAAACAACAAGTTCGTCAATATCGCGTACAATCATTCCCAAGTCCACTTTGGAGTCAGTTGTTGCTCCTGTAGGCCGCTTCCCCAGAAAATAATCCATTGTGTCTTCATCGTCCGGCGAGGGTGGAATATCGTCACCGGAATAAACACGGTGGATATTTGTTAAAAAGATGTTGCCCGTAGGGCGTGTTATTCTGACCTCATCCTGTATGTGTAATGTCAGCTGAAAATCATCACGCCAGTTACGCCCGCCAACACCGTTATCCGGCAATACAGGATCCTCAAAAAAGATACGCAGACCATCAAAATCTTTGTATATACGGTCAAGTACTATTATATTTGGGGCAATCACAAGGAAATTGCGTGCAAGTCCAGACTCTGGTTCATAAAGTTTATGAAAAAAACTCCAAGCTAACGCCAAGCTCATTACCTTCGTTTTTCCCGCGCCCGTAGCCATTTTTACAACAAATCGTCGCCACGTCTCGTCAAACATACCCGTGGTTACGGCGCCGGAATTATCAAAGCGCATCATGTCGTACTTGTCCTTTACTTCCACAACGTCATGTAAGTAAATGATGGTCTCCAGTGCTTCGCGTTGAGCAAAATAATATTGAAATTCAATCATTGTGCCATCTGATTGAGGCAGTAGATGGGGTGTATTGAACCACCAATTAAGCAGGATTCGGCTGGTCTCCGAGGCTTCAGCATATCCTTTATCTCGCCACTCTTTAACCTGCTTTCGAAGCTCCGGCACTAAAGGTGGCATCAGCTTTTCAAAACTGGAGGATCGTAACGATTCATCAGCCGGAAACCAGCGGATTGCAGGATCAAGGATGGCATGGGGAGAGGATGGGAAATCCTTGTGTAATGCCATCAGGATTTTCCTTTTATATTCACTTCTATGATTTTCATTGTATCGTTACCAAAAATATCAACCACTTTTACGGCAATTTTGCGTCTTCCAGGTGTGCATTCATGGAACACGCTTGTTAATTCAAGCGAGCGGTCTTTTTTGGTGCGGAATGACTGCCACTCGTTTTCGAACACATAATCCCCCGTCCATACTTCTTCGTATTCATCAATTGGTATTTGTGACGTTGCAATCCCTTTTAAAGCTTTCTGTTCTCCAGAAGGTTTTTTAATCCTTATTATTTCTCGTTTGCTTTCGAAATCAAAATCAACCGACCAATAGTCAACCCAGTCGGTCCACTTTTTGGTAAGCTTCTCACGGTGAACAATACCGTCGTTGTCTTTGCTAATTTTCACGATTTGCCCTTTTTCCACTACTATCTTGCTCCCTTTATTCTTAAGGTCAGCTTCGGCAACGGCGATGGAACCTTGTGAATAAAATACGGAAAAATCGATCAACTCCACTGCAACGCTGTTTTTCTTGATGTGGGGTTTAACTTCAATAAAGGAGACATCGTGAAACACCACCTGGTTCTTTTCCACAGCCCGTTTGTCGAACACATCGGCGGGGATGTATTTAGGGGCTATATCTATGCCCTTTGCTTTCGCATCGTCGAGTACGTTGGGGAACAGTCCCATCTCAAATTCGAAACCTAATATATCCACTTTGGTTATATGTTTCTTGCGGCATTCAAGAATAATCTCTTCCACAAACAGGCGGGTAACAGGCATATTTACAGGGCCTACAACGACCAGTCTTCCAGCCTTTTTCCCGTGAAAGGTATGGAAACCCTCAGTTTTCTCAGCTCGGTATGCATTCAAGATAAGATTTAGGAATTCAGCTTCTTTCTCTTCAAGTTGTTTTTGCTGTTCTTCTTCCCGAAGGTTTGGGTTTACGCCGACGTAAAGTTGTCGCTCATATTTCCCAAGGTTGAGTATTTCAAAGGCCCGGTAGTTTTTATCTTCGGTCTTCAATTGGCGCTGTACGCCGATCATCCTCTTGCGGGTTGTATGGATGGCAAATTTCCCGAGGTCGGTAACTATCCACTTGCGCCCCAGCTTTTCCGCGACTGCGGCGGTAGTACCTGAACCACAGAAAAAATCTGCAACCAAATCCTCTTTGTTAGAGGATACTTTGATGATACGTTCTAAGAGGACTTCTGGCTTTTGTGTAGGGTATCCTATTTTTTCTAAAGCATTCCCTTGTATTATAGGTATTTTCCAATAGTCTTCTGGTGTTTTGCCACCCCCCCTTAATCTGTCTCCGCCTTCAGTAGTTCCCATTGCACTAGCTAGACCTGCCCCTCGTCCTGAACGTGCAAGAGTCTCCTCGTCATAAGGAATTAACACTTCATTTGGATTAAATATATTTCCCCCATTTTTAGAGTAAAAATGAATGCTATTATGCACTCTTGGAAAAAATTTAGTCACTTGGGATGGCCGAGTGTAACACCATATTATTTCATTTCGATGATTACCTTTCCCAAACACCTCATCCAAAGCTAATCTGATAAAACTATTAACCCGCCAATCGCAATGCACATAAATACTGCCGTCCTCAGCCAATAGATCTCGCATTAATACCAGCCGTTCGTAGATCATTGCAATAAATGAATCTGCTCCTTTTCCCCAGGTATCACGATATGCAAGTTCTTCCAAAATATTAGGTTTCTTGGTAAAGGTATCGTCACCGATCTCGATATCCATGGAAAAGTCGGCTCCAACATCAAACGGCGGGTCAATGTAAATGAGCTTGATGCCACCCTGTTTTTCTATCTCCTCGCGCAAGGGACCGTTTTTCAGACTGGAAAGGATGAGTTTATTGTCTCCCCAGATAAGTTTATTTGTCCAACCTTTTAGTTGTCTACCTGATTTTGTATCAAAGAGGTCTGGTTGAAGGTTAACCTCCTTTTCGGAGCGCGGTTCGTCAACATGCTCAATGACCTGAAAGGGTAGTACTATATTGCAGACTTCACCGGTTTTGCCGTTCCAGACAAGCTCCACTTCCCGTTTTTCATCGAACAGCAGAAAGCGGTATTTGTCAGGTAGCGGTTTCCCAGCCTCGATGAAGCGAAAAATCTCCTGTTTTTCCTGTTCAGATAACCGTGCCATTATTCCCCTTTTTCTTAGACCGACGAAAAGTACAAAATACAGCTATGCAGTATACTGGACTGAATCAATTTTTTCTATTTCCTGAAATTATGGTAAGAATTTATATTACCTGATGTAATACCATTTACTCAATGAACAAAAGTATGATGTTGGATAAGCACCACTTAACCTGGTTATCGTTAGGCACCATTTTTATAAGGTAGAAACGATAGATAACATGAAAATCAAGTAAGGAGAAAGGTGGTAGTGATTAGAAGGTTTGACCCCTTGAAAACAAAAATGCTTTCAGGAAGTTTATATGCAATATGTGTTTTCGAGGCATTGCCAACACGGGGCACATATGGGGCACAACTTTGCACCAACTCTCATAATTCTCGGAATTGTCGGAAATCTCGGAAGAGTTATGGAAAAGGGAAAAGC
It includes:
- a CDS encoding site-specific DNA-methyltransferase — protein: MARLSEQEKQEIFRFIEAGKPLPDKYRFLLFDEKREVELVWNGKTGEVCNIVLPFQVIEHVDEPRSEKEVNLQPDLFDTKSGRQLKGWTNKLIWGDNKLILSSLKNGPLREEIEKQGGIKLIYIDPPFDVGADFSMDIEIGDDTFTKKPNILEELAYRDTWGKGADSFIAMIYERLVLMRDLLAEDGSIYVHCDWRVNSFIRLALDEVFGKGNHRNEIIWCYTRPSQVTKFFPRVHNSIHFYSKNGGNIFNPNEVLIPYDEETLARSGRGAGLASAMGTTEGGDRLRGGGKTPEDYWKIPIIQGNALEKIGYPTQKPEVLLERIIKVSSNKEDLVADFFCGSGTTAAVAEKLGRKWIVTDLGKFAIHTTRKRMIGVQRQLKTEDKNYRAFEILNLGKYERQLYVGVNPNLREEEQQKQLEEKEAEFLNLILNAYRAEKTEGFHTFHGKKAGRLVVVGPVNMPVTRLFVEEIILECRKKHITKVDILGFEFEMGLFPNVLDDAKAKGIDIAPKYIPADVFDKRAVEKNQVVFHDVSFIEVKPHIKKNSVAVELIDFSVFYSQGSIAVAEADLKNKGSKIVVEKGQIVKISKDNDGIVHREKLTKKWTDWVDYWSVDFDFESKREIIRIKKPSGEQKALKGIATSQIPIDEYEEVWTGDYVFENEWQSFRTKKDRSLELTSVFHECTPGRRKIAVKVVDIFGNDTMKIIEVNIKGKS
- a CDS encoding DEAD/DEAH box helicase family protein, with amino-acid sequence MALHKDFPSSPHAILDPAIRWFPADESLRSSSFEKLMPPLVPELRKQVKEWRDKGYAEASETSRILLNWWFNTPHLLPQSDGTMIEFQYYFAQREALETIIYLHDVVEVKDKYDMMRFDNSGAVTTGMFDETWRRFVVKMATGAGKTKVMSLALAWSFFHKLYEPESGLARNFLVIAPNIIVLDRIYKDFDGLRIFFEDPVLPDNGVGGRNWRDDFQLTLHIQDEVRITRPTGNIFLTNIHRVYSGDDIPPSPDDEDTMDYFLGKRPTGATTDSKVDLGMIVRDIDELVVLNDEAHHIHDPRLAWFKAIEDIHNRLKLKGDSLSLQIDVTATPKHNNGAIFVQTVVDYPLVEAISQNVVKHPVLPDAPSRAKLLEHKSSKYTEKYADYINLGVVEWRKAYEEHEKLGKKAILFVMTDDTRNCDDVAEYLNANFPDLDGAVLVIHTKNNGEISESVSGKNKEELVLLRKQANEIDSFESPYKAIISVMMLKEGWDVRNVTTIVGLRPYASKSNILPEQTLGRGLRKMYPGGVEEYVSVVGTDAFMEFVESIQAEGVVLERKPMGEGTQANAPIVVEVDKENVKKDIEKLDIEIPIMTPRVYREYKNLSDMDESNFGNAKVVYQNFSEKEQREIVFKDITSGAITHSTILDSAGIADYRSVIGYFAQTIMKDLRLVSGYDILYGKVKSFVKNYLFENEVELDHPNTMRNLSELTASKTIIETFKKSINNLTIQQRGEAQIRDTIKLRQTRPFVVKNQGYMIPKKSVFNKIIGDSHFELIFASFLENCEDVISYAKNYFGVNFKLDYVNATGDISNYYPDFIVKISEKEIFIVETKGLSDLDVPLKMERLRQWCEDINSVQNDTIYKFVFVDMVAYNKYKATNFKQITENFTEYQ